Part of the Natrialbaceae archaeon AArc-T1-2 genome, GTGACTCGGGGCCGTACAGACGCTGATGCTGTCGTGATACGGCAGTCGCTCGATGTCGTCGCGCATCCCGTGGTACTTGACTAGCCCCTGGATCGGGTGGGCCATGGCGGTCGCTTTCATACCCTCACAGGTGGGTGAGGGCCGCATAAAGGTCACGACTACGAGGAGACGTCGTTTCGATCCGCTCGGCCGACGCGAATCCGAACGCTCAAGCGACCGGCTTCCGCACGAACCCCCTATGGGAACGCCGCGTGCGGACCGCGCCGAGCAGGCCAGGGAGGTCATCGACCGTCTCGAGGACGAGTATCCGGACTCGACCATCTCGCTTCGGTACTCGGACCGACTCGAGCTGTTGATCGCCGTGATCCTCTCGGCACAGTGTACGGACGAACGCGTCAATTCGGAGACCGAACACCTCTTCGAAAAGTACGACGGCCCCGAAGACTACGCGTCCGTCTCTCAGGAGGAACTCGCCGAGGACCTGAATTCGATCACCTACTACAACAACAAGGCCTCCTACATCCGTGACGCCTGCAAGCGGATCCTCGAGGAACACGACGGCGCGGTTCCCGACACGATGGACGAACTGACCGACTTACCCGGCGTGGGACGGAAGACGGCGAACGTCGTCCTCCAGCACGGCCACGACGTCGTCGAGGGGATCGTCGTCGATACGCACGTACAGCGGCTCTCGCGTCGGCTCGGCCTGACCGAGGAGAGCCGTCCCGAACGCATCGAGGAGGACCTGATGGAAATCGTTCCCGACGGATACTGGCAGCAGTTTACACACCTCTGTATCGATCACGGACGCGCGGTCTGTACCGCTCGCAGCCCCGATTGTGAGGGCTGCGTCCTCGCGGACGTCTGCCCGTCTGAACGCGGCGACAACGACGTCGACCTCGCCTCGGGCGAGCCCTGGTGACGCCGTTTTCCGGTGCCAGCCAGCGACCTCGAGCGACGTCGACGAACCGTCCGTCGCAAGGCCAACGCCTTTTCGCGCCCTCCCGGTAGGGACGGTCGCGTGAGAGCTATGAGCGAGGACGAATCCGAGGACCACGGCCGCGACGTCGAGCTCGCGAAGGAAGCCGACGAGGAAGACGAAAGCGACGGCGAAGACGAAGAGGAACTCACGGAGGCCCAGCGGGAAGCCCGACGGCGACACGAGGAAGAAAAGCGTCGACAGGACATCGAACACAAATCGGGCGAACGGGAAGGCGACGCAGTCGAGAGCGCGAACCCGGACCATCACCGAGACGAGGAGCCGTACAACAGTTAAGTCGGATCGTCCGACGCTCCCGAGGCGAAAAACGGCCGACTTTCGGGGCCGACGAGTATCCCGACGGTGCCGTCAACGTTGATCGAGACAGGCGAGGTTGGATCGACCGTCTCGACCGTCCGGTCGTCGACACAGAGGTCGACGGGGTCCGTATCGCGTTCGACCGAGAGACGGACGTCGTCGTCCGGAAGGACCCACTGTCTCGTTCGGGTGGCGAACGGACCGATGGGGACGACCGCGACACTTCGAACCGCCGGAGAGAGGACGGGCCCACCGGCAGCTCCGCCGTAGCCGTGACAGCCGGCCGGCGTCGCGACGACGACCCCGTCGGCCCGGAACTGGGCGATCGCCGCCCCCCGACTTTCGACGCCGTACTCGGAGATGCGTGCGGGTTCGTCCGTCACCAGCGCGACGTCGAACAGCGCCCGGTAACGGTCGCTGGCGTCCGTCTCGACGCCGAGTACGGGTCGCTCCCGTCGCACCGCCTCTCCCTCGAGGACGTGCCGGATCGCCGTCGGAAGCCGATCCGTCGGCATCGAGCGAACGCCTCGTCCGGCGTCGACGGGGACGATCGGCGCGGCCGGCTTCGCGCGAACGGCAGCGAGCAACGCTGGCTCGCCGACGGTCACGAGCACCGAGAGCTCGCGCTCTATGAGTTGATCGACTGTCCCAGTCACGAGATTGCCGCCCGCATCGGCGACAACCGACTCGAGGCTGTCTCGATCGAGGGCGACAGTCCGGTCCGGCGACGCGGCGACGCCGACGAGCGGGGCGGCGCCCGGCGTCCACTCGGCGGGTGTCATGCCAGACCGTTCCAGTGGAGCGGCCAAAAGGATGCGGATTACTCGTCCGACTCGAGCCCGGCGAGTGATACGGATTGCTGTAACTATGTACCGGGGCAACCGCGCCTCGTATTGCGATTGCCCCGGTACGGACGTACAGCAGTCAGTATGACTCCTCGCCGATCGCGTCTAAGACGTGTTCGTGAAACGCCTGCAAGGCGGCGCTTTCGTCCTCGGCGAGGACGACGTCGCTCGCCGACAGCGTCGCGAGACCGAACGCCCGCGGCGTCGGCGAGTCGACGAGCTGGCGACACACCTCGAGGTCGCCACGATCGATCGCGGCGACGATTCCCTCGATCTCGTCGACGGCGAGTTTATCCGCTACGATCTCCCGATACGTCTCCTCGAGGACGGCGAAGTTCTCGAGGTCCTCGGCGAAGCCGAGCAGCATCTCGCTTGCGACCTGCTGTTCGCTCGCCGATTTCTCGTAGCCCTTGTAGCGTTTGAGGATCATCAGCGATCGGGTGGCGTTGATCCGGAAGTATCGCTTCAGGAGGTCAGTGCCGTCGATCGCCCGCCGGAGGTCCCTGCAGACGGCGTCGGGGTCGAGATCCGCGAGCACCCCTGCGAGGTCGACTTTCCGGTTCAACGGCAACGAGAGCACGAAGCCGTTGTCGGCGACGGCAACCCGGACGTTGGCGGTGGCCTCCTGGGCACAGTGATACGCCAGCAGCCGCGAGAGCCCGTCGTTTACCGTGCGGCCGTAGGTGGAGTGGACGTAGTAGTGGCGGTCGTAGGCCTCACGGTCGCGTTCGACCTCGATCGCCAGCCGGCCGTCGGTACTGACACTCGCTTTCCCTGCGTAGCGCAGCTGGTAGTCGAACAGCCGTGCGATCGCCCGGACGCTGTCGTCGTCGAGCGGGAACTCACGCAGCCACGCGCGGACGGCGGGTGGGCCACCCTCGTCGTATCGCTCGAGTACCTCGCGCTGGAAGGCGAGGATCTCACGGCCGAGGTCGTACGAGAGCGGCAGCCGTTCGGAGTACCACGACGGGACGGTCGGGCGGGCGCTCGTGCGATCGACGTACACCTTCGAGCCCCGGCGGTAGCGGTACTCGAAGTGATCGCCGCCGAGGACGAAGACGTCGCCTTTCTCTACGGTGTCGAGGTAATCCTCGTCGAGCTGGCCGACCCACTCGTCGCTCGCGCGGGTGAAGACGTCACACGCGAACGAATCCGGGATCGTTCCGATATTGGTCATGTATATCATCCTGGCGAGCCGTCCGCGCTTGCCGATCAGGGCCTCGCCGACGGGATACTCCTCGTGGTGGTGCTCGCCGTCGGGCGGGTCGTTCGCGTCGCGCCAGATCTTCGCGTAGACGTTTTTCTCCTCGAGGCCGGTGTAGTCGGCGGTGAGATAGCGCGCGAGTGACTCCCACTCGTCGTCGGTGTAGTTGCGGTAGGGGTACGCCCGCCGCAGAACGTCGAGTACCTCCCGCTCGGGACGGATCTCGGCGATGGCCATCCCGTAGACGTGCTGGGCGGCGACGTCCTGGGCGTTCTCGGGAATCGACACCGAGTCGACGAATCCCTCCTCGGCCTTTTTCAACATGACCGCACACTCGAGCAACTCGTCCCGGTCGAGCGCGATCACCCGCCCGGTGACGGTCTGGCCGACGCGATGGCCCGCCCGCCCGACCCGCTGGAGCAAGGCGGCGACGCTTTTGGGCGAGCCGACCTGGACCACGAGGTCGACGTGGGGCATGTCGATGCCCAACTCGAGCGAGGTCGAGGACGTGACGACGTCGAGTTCCCCGTCTTTCAGCCGCTGCTCGATTCCCTGCCGAACGTCCTTCGAGAGGCTGCCGTGGTGACAGCCCGAGTTCTCCTCGTCGTAGGCCGAAAATCGCTCCCGGAGGTTGTGCAACACCCGTTCGGCTCCCGAACGCGTGTTCGTGAACACGAGCGTGTTGGTGTGGTCCTGGACGTGCTCGTGGAGCCGTCGATAAAACCGATCCTGGACGACATCTCGCGGCGTATTGATGAG contains:
- a CDS encoding ATP-dependent helicase produces the protein MDGLESVDDERLPFDPGNVTVTDGDVLELLEPAVREWWLAEFGEFVPENEGFFTPPQEEAIPTIHEGTNTLICAPTGSGKTLASFTSIINNIFSRGRDSEDGLENSVYCLYVSPLKSLANDIHRNLEVPLEGIESIADERDEGTDEIRHAIRHGDTDSSERQKMLEETPHILNTTPETLAILLNAPKFREKLRTVEYVVVDEIHSLAAGKRGTHLSVSLERLEALADNELTRIGCSATIDPLEEVAQYLVGCETPRVSEPSGERNPAETRAATPREYEIVDARFAREFDLALECPTDDLINTPRDVVQDRFYRRLHEHVQDHTNTLVFTNTRSGAERVLHNLRERFSAYDEENSGCHHGSLSKDVRQGIEQRLKDGELDVVTSSTSLELGIDMPHVDLVVQVGSPKSVAALLQRVGRAGHRVGQTVTGRVIALDRDELLECAVMLKKAEEGFVDSVSIPENAQDVAAQHVYGMAIAEIRPEREVLDVLRRAYPYRNYTDDEWESLARYLTADYTGLEEKNVYAKIWRDANDPPDGEHHHEEYPVGEALIGKRGRLARMIYMTNIGTIPDSFACDVFTRASDEWVGQLDEDYLDTVEKGDVFVLGGDHFEYRYRRGSKVYVDRTSARPTVPSWYSERLPLSYDLGREILAFQREVLERYDEGGPPAVRAWLREFPLDDDSVRAIARLFDYQLRYAGKASVSTDGRLAIEVERDREAYDRHYYVHSTYGRTVNDGLSRLLAYHCAQEATANVRVAVADNGFVLSLPLNRKVDLAGVLADLDPDAVCRDLRRAIDGTDLLKRYFRINATRSLMILKRYKGYEKSASEQQVASEMLLGFAEDLENFAVLEETYREIVADKLAVDEIEGIVAAIDRGDLEVCRQLVDSPTPRAFGLATLSASDVVLAEDESAALQAFHEHVLDAIGEESY
- the nth gene encoding endonuclease III — protein: MGTPRADRAEQAREVIDRLEDEYPDSTISLRYSDRLELLIAVILSAQCTDERVNSETEHLFEKYDGPEDYASVSQEELAEDLNSITYYNNKASYIRDACKRILEEHDGAVPDTMDELTDLPGVGRKTANVVLQHGHDVVEGIVVDTHVQRLSRRLGLTEESRPERIEEDLMEIVPDGYWQQFTHLCIDHGRAVCTARSPDCEGCVLADVCPSERGDNDVDLASGEPW
- a CDS encoding NAD(+)/NADH kinase; this encodes MTPAEWTPGAAPLVGVAASPDRTVALDRDSLESVVADAGGNLVTGTVDQLIERELSVLVTVGEPALLAAVRAKPAAPIVPVDAGRGVRSMPTDRLPTAIRHVLEGEAVRRERPVLGVETDASDRYRALFDVALVTDEPARISEYGVESRGAAIAQFRADGVVVATPAGCHGYGGAAGGPVLSPAVRSVAVVPIGPFATRTRQWVLPDDDVRLSVERDTDPVDLCVDDRTVETVDPTSPVSINVDGTVGILVGPESRPFFASGASDDPT